In Enoplosus armatus isolate fEnoArm2 chromosome 2, fEnoArm2.hap1, whole genome shotgun sequence, one DNA window encodes the following:
- the crybb1l2 gene encoding crystallin, beta B1, like 2, which translates to MMGVFLFCGGCELSEFVSVPIIPSLWAPAYKSGEGPGALSHRPPVSAPSLLLYAHTATVIMSGEKSKSASQTDGKAAQNKISEMGMMSYKMCVYDQENFQGRCIEINAECMNVCDMGMDRVRSLRVDCGPFVGFEQMNFCGEMFILEKGEYPRWDSWSNCQKNDYLLSFRPVRMDPEKHKICLYEVGEFKGRKMEIMDDDVPSLFSYGFTDRVGSIMVSCGTWVGYQFPGYRGSQYLLEKAEYRHFNEFGARCPQMQSIRRIRDMQWHPHGCYTMSSK; encoded by the exons atgaTGGGGGTATTTCTATTCTGTGGGGGCTGTGAGCTCAGCGAGTTTGTTTCTGTGCCTATAATCCCCTCTCTCTGGGCGCCAGCATATAAAAGCGGCGAGGGGCCTGGCGCACTCTCACACAGACCACCAGTCTCAGCCCCGAGTCTACTCCTTTACGCACACACTGCCACAG TCATCATGTCTGGAGAGAAATCCAAGTCTGCTTCCCAGACTGATGGGAAGGCAGCTCAGAACAAGATATCTGAGATGGGCATGATGTCCTACAAg atgtgtgtgtatgaccaGGAGAACTTCCAGGGCCGCTGTATCGAGATCAACGCCgagtgtatgaatgtgtgtgacatGGGAATGGACAGGGTGCGCTCCCTGCGCGTTGACTGCGGACC ctTCGTGGGCTTTGAGCAGATGAACTTCTGCGGTGAGATGTTCATCCTGGAGAAGGGCGAGTACCCCCGCTGGGACTCCTGGAGCAACTGTCAGAAGAACGACTACCTGCTGTCCTTCAGGCCTGTCCGCATG GACCCTGAGAAGCACAAGATCTGCCTGTATGAGGTTGGAGAGTTTAAGGGCCGTAAGATGGAGATCATGGACGATGATGTCCCCAGCCTGTTTTCCTACGGTTTCACCGACAGAGTGGGCAGCATCATGGTCAGCTGTGGAAC TTGGGTGGGTTACCAGTTCCCCGGCTACCGTGGCAGCCAGTACCTGCTGGAGAAGGCCGAATACAGGCATTTCAATGAGTTTGGCGCCCGCTGCCCACAGATGCAGTCCATTAGGCGCATCCGTGACATGCAGTGGCACCCACACGGCTGCTACACCATGTCCTCCAAGTGA
- the LOC139302270 gene encoding beta-crystallin A1-like: MYRVTKTHMTSPMYFPSMGTAPFFKVTVFEQEHFQGKCMEFTSECCNIHDCGLDNIRSIRVESGAWVGFEHHDFQGQQFILERGEYPNWDAYSGSLSYHIERFMSLRPIYCASHHSSRMMIFERENFMGRCSELCDDYPSLQAMGWFRPEVGSMHVQCGAFVCYEYPGYRGQQYIMECERHSGDYQHWRNWGSHCQTPKIQSIRRIRH; this comes from the exons ATGTATAGAGTCACTAAAACCCACATGACCTCACCCATGTACTTCCCGAGCATGGGTACAGCCCCTTTCTTTAag GTGACTGTGTTTGAGCAGGAGCATTTCCAGGGCAAGTGTATGGAGTTCACTTCCGAGTGCTGCAACATCCACGACTGCGGCCTGGACAACATCCGCTCCATCCGAGTGGAGAGTGGAGC TTGGGTGGGTTTCGAGCACCATGACTTCCAGGGCCAGCAGTTCATCCTGGAGAGGGGCGAGTACCCTAACTGGGACGCCTACAGCGGCTCCCTGTCCTACCACATCGAGCGCTTCATGTCCCTTCGCCCCATCTACTGCGCC TCTCACCACAGCAGCCGCATGATGATCTTCGAGAGGGAGAACTTCATGGGCCGCTGCTCCGAGCTGTGCGACGACTACCCCTCCCTGCAGGCCATGGGCTGGTTCAGGCCTGAGGTGGGCTCCATGCACGTGCAGTGCGGAGC CTTCGTGTGCTACGAGTACCCGGGCTACAGAGGCCAGCAGTACATCATGGAGTGTGAAAGACACAGCGGAGACTACCAGCACTGGAGGAACTGGGGCTCCCACTGCCAGACTCCAAAGATCCAGTCCATCAGACGCATCAGGCACTGA
- the unc93b1 gene encoding protein unc-93 homolog B1: MMEASDEEDLVRGVDFVAPPNGVMNELLDVGEEDNTHGQMEEFLGPQAEYNEEEEERKYYRRKRLGVIKNVLAASVGAMIVYSVYMGLLQMQLILHYDITYREVKYSNLGLEDIDRKMLMGINVTPIVGLLYTPILIRFLGTKWMMFLASGIYALFVSTNYWERYYTLVPSAVAIGVAIVPLWASLGSYITRMAQQYYEYVNYKEEHVQEQKKLPKGVCHSYIIVFQSVFNIIFHLSFVFAEFPMCFVLNGYLYENGHILSNVKGCGANISGVIPGFNTTVLTNLPRSMLLIQVESVLMGFAFLAMIIFLVLCGAAYRPTEEIDLRSIGWGNIFQLPFKHLRDYRLRLLCPFFIYSGFEVLFAITGFSLSYGVCVLGLKKLWLLIVVYGLSCSIFSSLSLCLLRFPRWLCLVGGAAVHVVLLVVLLALSLPENHPEYLGPLLVVSVLWGLGTALNKTGVSILLGMLYAEEKERLDFVYTIYHWWQAIAIFIVYLWSNLPMRAKLSILLATLLLACYCYWVMERRLARKVPYRLPRIPRPRHKVKGYRYLEEDNSDESDSERTEEDEDEERVAEEMGAEDREEGGQDAAAQGADSPRARRRGAEGHRRRREDDHVKEGEGEEHEGG, from the exons ATG ATGGAGGCATCTGATGAAGAAGACTTGGTCAGGGGTGTTGATTTTGTAGCACCCCCCAATGGCGTCATGAATGAACTGCTGGATGTGGGGGAAGAAGACAACACGCATGGCCAG atgGAGGAGTTTCTGGGCCCGCAGGCAGAGtacaatgaggaggaggaggagaggaagtacTACAGGAGGAAGAGGTTGGGTGTCATCAAGAATGTTCTTGCAGCCAGTGTTGGAGCCATgattgtgtacagtgtgtacatgg GCCTACTGCAGATGCAGCTGATACTTCATTATGATATCACTTACCGTGAGGTGAAGTACAGCAACCTTGGCCTGGAGGACATCGACCGCAAGATGCTGATGGGCATCAACGTTACACCCATCGTAGGCCTGCTCTACACCCCCATACTTATCAg GTTTCTAGGTACTAAGTGGATGATGTTCCTGGCTTCGGGAATCTATGCACTCTTTGTCTCAACCAATTACTGGGAGCGTTACTACACCTTGGTTCCATCAGCCGTAGCTATCGGCGTGGCCATCGTGCCGCTCTGGGCCTCCTTGGGAAGCTACATCACTAG gaTGGCGCAGCAGTACTACGAGTACGTCAACTACAAGGAGGAGCACGTACAGGAACAAAAGAAGCTTCCTAAGGGAGTGTGCCACAGCTACATCATCGTCTTCCAGTCGGTCTTCAACATCATCTTCCAT cTGAGTTTTGTCTTCGCGGAGTTCCCCATGTGTTTCGTCCTCAACGGCTACCTGTATGAAAACGGCCACATTCTCAGCAATGTGAAAGGCTGCG gAGCAAATATCAGTGGAGTGATCCCCGGCTTTAACACCACCGTGCTGACCAACCTGCCTCGCTCCATGCTGCTCATCCAGGTGGAGAGTGTCCTCATGGGCTTCGCCTTCCTCGCCATGATCATC TTCCTTGTGCTGTGCGGCGCTGCCTACCGCCCGACAGAAGAGATTGACCTCCGCAGCATCGGCTGGGGAAACATCTTCCAGCTGCCTTTCAAACACCTGAGAGACTACCGCCTGCGGCTGCTCTGCCCCTTCTTCATCTACAGCGGATTCGAAGTGCTGTTTGCCATCACTGGATTCTCCTTG TCCTACGGCGTCTGTGTTTTGGGCCTGAAAAAACTGTGGCTCCTCATAGTGGTCTATGGCCTCTCCTGCtccatcttttcctccctctccctttgcCTCCTCCGCTTCCCGCGCTGGCTGTGTCTGGTGGGGGGCGCTGCCGTGCATGTTGTGCTGCTGGTGGTTCTCTTGGCGTTGTCTCTGCCTGAAAACCATCCAGAGTATCTGGGCCCTCTGCTGGTGGTCTCTGTGCTGTGGGGCCTCGGCACCGCCCTGAACAAGACTGGTGTCAGCA ttctGCTCGGGATGCTGTACGCTGAGGAAAAAGAACGTCTGGACTTTGTCTACACCATCTATCACTGGTGGCAGGCCATCGCCATCTTCATAGTCTACCTCTGGTCCAACCTGCCTATGAgg GCCAAACTCTCCATCCTGTTAGCCACTCTATTGCTGGCCTGCTACTGTTACTGGGTGATGGAGCGTCGGCTGGCCAGGAAAGTGCCTTACAGACTGCCTCGCATACCTCGGCCACGGCACAAG GTCAAAGGCTATCGCTACCTGGAAGAGGACAACTCAGATGAGTCAGACTCTGAGAGAactgaggaggatgaggacgaAGAGCGTGTGGCGGAGGAGATGGGAGcagaggacagggaggaagGCGGCCAAGACGCAGCGGCCCAGGGAGCTGACTCACCCAGAGCCAGGAGGAGAGGGGCCGAGGGTCACCGGCGCAGACGGGAGGACGACCatgtgaaggagggagagggggaggagcatgagggaggatga
- the timm10 gene encoding mitochondrial import inner membrane translocase subunit Tim10, whose translation MDPMKAQQLAAELEVEMMADMYNRMTNACHRKCVPPHYKEAELTKGESVCLDRCVAKYLDLHERLGRKLTELSVQDEEVMRKAALGSG comes from the exons ATGGATCCCATGAAGGCACAGCAGCTGGCGGCggagctggaggtggaaatGATGGCTGACATGTACAACCG aATGACCAACGCCTGCCACAGGAAGTGTGTACCGCCACATTACAAGGAGGCCGAGCTGACGAAGGGCGAGTCGGTGTGTCTGGACCGCTGCGTGGCCAAATACCTAGACCTTCACGAGAGGCTGGGACGCAAGCTGACGGAGCTCTCCGTCCAGGACGAGGAGGTGATGAGGAAGGCGGCTCTGGGGAGCGGATAG